In the genome of Hydractinia symbiolongicarpus strain clone_291-10 chromosome 5, HSymV2.1, whole genome shotgun sequence, one region contains:
- the LOC130645192 gene encoding solute carrier family 35 member F2-like, giving the protein MGREIEVEKCYAQESNGSNEDAKIEIEDAKITSYMSSAEIHQKVNCCDNKMLLVKTVASGQVLSLMLCSTGTAATALSTIYNIRTPCFNAFLMYALLALTFGVHTLRSKNFIPLLKKHGWKYLLVAILDVEGNYLLTKAYAYTTLTSVQLCDSFTIPTVMIISFIFLRVRYKIIHYVGVVLCISGAVCLMLTDGGGEKANAPNEIVGDVIALSAAVFYGISQVGQEYLVKKYSWTEYLGMIGLFGVCISGMQVLIIERNLVGSISWTWQIGLIFAAFGLCQYFYYTIMPFVMRLSSATVVNLSLLTSDLYTLIVGLFLFGYKFSYIYFVAFAGIFIGLITYNIKPTPTAPPRKKQRSKIDLNYNKDDYNEIATISKFEKLKWYHALFKPHNSKIKFENMDHDKTPLSNRNNGFTYTRL; this is encoded by the exons ATGGGTAGAGAGATTGAAGTAGAGAAATGCTACGCTCAGGAAAGCAATGGTAGCAACGAAGAtgcaaaaattgaaattgagGATGCGAAAATTACTTCTTATATGTCAAGTGCTGAAATTCATCAAAAAGTGAATTGTTGTGATAATAAGAT GTTATTAGTAAAGACTGTTGCAAGTGGTCAGGTACTCTCCCTCATGTTATGTAGCACGGGTACCGCGGCGACAGCTCTGAGTACGATATACAACATCCGAACACCGTGTTTCAACGCATTTTTAATGTATGCTCTGTTGGCTTTAACGTTTGGCGTACATACACTAAgaagtaaaaattttattcctCTCCTAAAAAAGCATGGTTGGAAATATTTGCTGGTCGCCATCTTAGATGTAGAAGGAAATTACCTGCTTACGAAGGCGTACGCCTATACCACCCTCACAAGCGTGCAG TTATGTGATAGCTTCACTATTCCAACAGTGATGATCATATCTTTCATATTTTTACGTGTACGATACAAAATTATCCATTATGTTGGAGTGGTACTTTGTATATCCGGCGCCGTATGTTTAATGCTTACAGATGGCGGTGGCGAAAAAGCGAATG cACCGAACGAGATAGTTGGTGATGTGATCGCCTTGAGCGCTGCAGTGTTTTATGGTATTTCTCAAGTTGGCCAAGAATACTTAGTAAAGAAATATTCCTGGACGGAATATCTCGGTATGATTGGTCTATTTGGTGTATGTATCTCGGGAATGCAAGT ACTCATTATTGAAAGAAACCTTGTGGGTAGTATTTCTTGGACATGGCAAATAG GTTTGATTTTCGCCGCATTTGGGTTGTGTCAATACTTTTACTACACCATAATGCCGTTCGTCATGAGATTAAGTAGTGCAACAGTCGTCAATCTGTCGTTGCTGACGTCGGATTTATATACCTTAATTGttggtttatttttgtttggttATAAG ttttcttaCATCTATTTTGTCGCATTTGCTGGAATATTTATTGGCCTCATAACATACAACATCAAACCAACGCCCACAGCTCCGCCAAGAAAAAAGCAAAGAAGCAAAATAGATTTGAACTACAACAAAGATGATTACAATGAGATAGCAACTatatcaaaatttgaaaaactaaAATGGTACCATGCTTTATTCAAACCGCATaacagcaaaataaaatttgaaaatatggaCCATGACAAAACACCGTTATCAAACAGAAACAACGGCTTTACATATACgcgattataa
- the LOC130645193 gene encoding KH domain-containing RNA-binding protein qki.S-like isoform X1: MVQDELSATDYLHQLLQDKMSVSKMPKIFLHTERLLDEEINRVRTEIFCPSNFLMSLPKQQGQVVKLTEKVYAKVKDYPKFNFVGRIIGPRGLTLRQVEQETGAKLLVRGRGSMKDKKVEDEKRGQPNFEHLDEDLHVLLMVEDTEERARLKLQKAVEEVNFLLTPPKDGEDGIKKKQLQDLAILNGTYRPPCAGEVHNHIATPSPQNGVSPTGLLNYPPSPSPIIPNSSTFTNALRNSTDTLKAQIERVRKMYHPYKQ, from the exons ATGGTTCAAGATGAATTAAGTGCGACCGATTATCTGCACCAGCTTTTGCAGGACAAAATGTCTGTGTCGAAAATGCCGAAAATATTTCTTCATACAGAAAGGTTGCTAGACGAAG aaataaaCAGAGTTCGCACTGAAATATTTTGTCCTTCCAACTTTCTTATGTCCCTGCCAAAGCAACAAGGGCAAGTTGTTAAATTGACTGAAAAAGTTTATGCCAAAGTCAAAGATTATCCTAAG TTCAACTTTGTTGGAAGGATTATTGGTCCAAGGGGTTTGACACTTCGGCAAGTAGAACAAGAAACAGGTGCAAAATTGCTTGTAAGAGGTAGAGGGTCCATGAAGGACAAAAAAGTAGAAGATGAGAAACGTGGTCAACCTAACTTCGAACATCTTGATGAAGACCTTCATGTCCTTCTTATGGTGGAAGATACAGAAGAACGTGCTAGGCTAAAACTACAAAAAGCTGTCGAGGAAGTTAATTTCCTTCTCACTCCGCCA AAAGATGGTGAGGATGgtataaagaaaaaacaacttcaagATCTTGCAATTTTAAATGGAACTTATCGGCCTCCTTGTGCAGGAGAGGTTCACAATCATATTGCCACACCATCACCACAAAATGGAG TTTCTCCAACTGGTTTACTGAACTACCCACCAAGTCCTTCACCAATAATACCAAATTCTTCAACATTCACTAATGCACTTCGAAACTCCACAG ACACGCTGAAAGCACAGATAGAAAGAGTGAGAAAAATGTACCACCCATACAAACAGTGA
- the LOC130645193 gene encoding protein held out wings-like isoform X2, with protein sequence MVQDELSATDYLHQLLQDKMSVSKMPKIFLHTERLLDEEINRVRTEIFCPSNFLMSLPKQQGQVVKLTEKVYAKVKDYPKFNFVGRIIGPRGLTLRQVEQETGAKLLVRGRGSMKDKKVEDEKRGQPNFEHLDEDLHVLLMVEDTEERARLKLQKAVEEVNFLLTPPKDGEDGIKKKQLQDLAILNGTYRPPCAGEVHNHIATPSPQNGVSPTGLLNYPPSPSPIIPNSSTFTNALRNSTVSAALHGVYPIDTYRSTAASILDFAALENNILFAAKR encoded by the exons ATGGTTCAAGATGAATTAAGTGCGACCGATTATCTGCACCAGCTTTTGCAGGACAAAATGTCTGTGTCGAAAATGCCGAAAATATTTCTTCATACAGAAAGGTTGCTAGACGAAG aaataaaCAGAGTTCGCACTGAAATATTTTGTCCTTCCAACTTTCTTATGTCCCTGCCAAAGCAACAAGGGCAAGTTGTTAAATTGACTGAAAAAGTTTATGCCAAAGTCAAAGATTATCCTAAG TTCAACTTTGTTGGAAGGATTATTGGTCCAAGGGGTTTGACACTTCGGCAAGTAGAACAAGAAACAGGTGCAAAATTGCTTGTAAGAGGTAGAGGGTCCATGAAGGACAAAAAAGTAGAAGATGAGAAACGTGGTCAACCTAACTTCGAACATCTTGATGAAGACCTTCATGTCCTTCTTATGGTGGAAGATACAGAAGAACGTGCTAGGCTAAAACTACAAAAAGCTGTCGAGGAAGTTAATTTCCTTCTCACTCCGCCA AAAGATGGTGAGGATGgtataaagaaaaaacaacttcaagATCTTGCAATTTTAAATGGAACTTATCGGCCTCCTTGTGCAGGAGAGGTTCACAATCATATTGCCACACCATCACCACAAAATGGAG TTTCTCCAACTGGTTTACTGAACTACCCACCAAGTCCTTCACCAATAATACCAAATTCTTCAACATTCACTAATGCACTTCGAAACTCCACAG TATCGGCTGCACTGCACGGTGTTTATCCAATAGATACTTATAGAAGCACTGCTGCTTCTATTCTTGACTTTGCGGCTTTGGAGAACAACATATTATTTGCGGCAAAAAGATAA